The Camelina sativa cultivar DH55 chromosome 16, Cs, whole genome shotgun sequence sequence caacgaATAACATTTGATTAGGTTTTTACGTTGAATTgagttttgttaatttgattAGGTTGAAGTGATATACactatgtaaatttatatatggaaacatcTTTGTGATTAGAGTTAACCGTCGTTATGTCGTAAGTATGGATATatcattattaaataaattattaaataaataaagatttttaaagaCAACGAAAATTAAACCAAGtgttttttggaaatttaataaatagagTAATTAAacggccaaaaaaaaatagatgcgTATTATTCGggttttttcccaaaatatatatggatattaaAACAAACGGTAAAGATACCGGACAATTTTTGACGAGATACACATATTTTCagtattgaaacaaaaaatatttacatcatCATAAATCtccagatcaaaccaaaatattgtatatatttaaatttcagtattgttttctgatttgttttttttttgacaatttttgtGAGGTGTGAAAGAGATATACGCATAATGATACATTTATACGTGATATCTGGGATCACATGGGGATGTAGTATAATTCCTTGTATGCATTTATTAATTGGAAGACCAGGCGAGGAGTGGACCCTTCGTATGATAGAGGAGAAGACcattaaaatattcaaactatGCACATTTTTCACATTCTTACATTTAAACTCAATAGGCATACTCGCTTCCTCTATATAAACACAACCAGATTAGTGACCCATACATTATATAATACACACAATCTAAAAGACTATCCtcctagacaaaaaaaaaaaaaaaacaacaagtacAAAAACAATGAAGTCCTCTTACGGTTCTTCCTCTGATGATCTCCACGCTTTGGTCAGTGAGATCAAGAGAGAAATACAGTTGTCCAACATTAATCTTGATCCTTACTCATTTGTCTCTCCTTCCGCCTACGACACGGCTTGGTTATCCATGATCGAAGAAGACAACAACGTAGGTGATGATGAGCTTAAACCGATGTTCCAAGATTGTCTAGACTGGATTATGTGCAATCAAAACTCAAGAGAAGGTTTCTGGGGAAACTCCGGTGGTTATACTCAAATGGCTGATGCCGAAGCCGAAGACGGCGAAGATGACATGTACATTCTCACCTCTACTCTTGCTTGTGTTGTAGCACTTCACAAATGGAATATTGGGTATTTTCATCTCCAGAAAGGTGCGTAATTAGCTTTTTGACTTTGTATTTTTGTGGCTCTTTGAAAAACGTTTGTACATGTAAAACGTAGCTCACTACGTAAGCAGACTCCGACACGGTTGGTCTACTGCGTAAGCATTTATCAAAAAATCTCATTACGTAAGCATCACATGCATGGCCCATGCGTTATATACAAAATacgtcttttttctttttggtcaagtaCAAATACGTCTTTGGTTTTTTGTTCCAGCGAAAATCATATACTTGTGGTTTAtcacgtgttttttttttttttgtatgcttTTGTGAAGCTGATAGTGAACATACAAGAGTACTCACACGCTAACAAACGGCCATTTCTTTTCAGCCGTATGCATGGTGTTTACATATACATTAATTTAACAGTGTTAACGACTTTTTGATTAAAAGTGGTTAATGTTATCTTATACTTATACATGTGGGTCATAACTATATAGAATCTTACTTATTTCAGTTCACTTGCATCGTCATCTTGtaaatgaaacaattttttactaactactttactctttttttttactagggAGAAGATATATCGAACGAAGTACGGAGATGATAATTGGGAAACAGATCCACGAAAATGGATCTTATCCTCGTTGGTTCGTTATCAAATTCACTGGAATCCTAGAGCTTGCTCAACAACTTGGCTTACACTTTGTCTTCTCTAGTCGCTGCGTCAAAATGATCAAAGAAATGTTTTATCAACGCCAAGAGATTCTCAAAAGGTAAAGTTACACAACTCCTCCTCCAAAAATTTcatcataaacatatatatttttatttttttaaatcaatttttttgtttcctgttTTCCCAGAGAAAAATTGATGGGTGATTGTAACCATAAACCTCTACTAGCCTATCTAGAGGCATTGCCAttgaaattatatgttgaaaATCATGAAGACACCATTGTTAAGAGCCTCGACAATATCGACGGCTCTTGGTTTCAGTCGCCTTCAGCAACTGCATCAGTGTTTATGCTCACTCGCAACACAAAATGTCTAGCTTATCTTCAAAATCTCGTTCAACGATGCCCTAATGGAggttaaatatattgaaattctAGTTATCCCAAAGCTATGGataatttgtatattatttttatttaatttcatatttaatagTTAAGTAACAAGCTacgtgtaattttttttgtctcagtGCCACAAAAGTACCCTCTCAATGAAGATCTCATAAAACTCTCCATGGTCAATCTAATCGAGAATACTGGTTTAGGAGAGTTCTTCGGTAGAGAGATTGAACATGTTCTTCAACAAGTTTACAGGTGAGAAAACATTTTATAgtcaactattttacttttctatatataaatatataatatgtaagaAAAGCTTATCTTTTCCATATAATTTTAAGGCGCcacgacgaggaagaagatgtcAAGAAAAAGCCCATGAGTTACGTGGCAGATGAGTNaaaaaaaaaaaaaaaaaaaaaaaactattctctGTATTGTCGAAGTTGATGAAAAATAATTCTTTGTCCTTTTCGATactgagtctttttttttttttttggagtttaaaaGCCTTAGTATATATACATTGCAGGAAGGTTTTGCTGGTTCATGAAGGATCAAGAAACCCGatataatttagaaagaaaCATAGATTCTTTCTTGCCTGTAATCCTAAGTGTTTACAGAGCTATGGATCTCATGTTTCCGGGAGAGCATGAGCTTGAAGAAGCAAGAGAATATACTCGGAGTTTACTCGAGAAACGTCGCTCTAGAATGGTACACGACTAATATTTCTTAataatttgatgtatttttagttttttagtgattaaaaaTACATTGCTTTATAATTATACTGAATAGTGATTGATCTGTAGATTATACATGAATTAAGTACTCCATGGATAGCTCGACTCAGACACCTTGATCATAGAATGTGGATTGAAGACAAGAACTCAAATGTTCTCTCAAGCGGAAAAGCTTCCTTTCTAAGgtatatactatttatatgtaatCTATAGGGGAAACGTGCTATCTCCCCCCGCCCTCTCCGAAAACTATGGGTTGGTCTTGGTTTAGAGATTAAACCAATGTAATCAGGTCACGAGAGATATAGGTTTCAAACTTTTAATTTGGGAGAAAtatgtttcaaacttttttctcGGCTACATATAGATCGGGTCAAAGTTTGAGCTCTATCTAccttaatatatatgatagttCTCGGTAAGGGGGAAATAACATGTCACCTATTTATAATTTAGATCccataaaaataagataatttatgggggattgtgtttttgtgttgttggcAACAGACTGCATAGTTCATATAGCGACAAAGTAATTTATCTTGCTGCAAGAAATTTCGAGTTTCAACAAGCCAAATATCGACGCGAGCTGGAGGAATTGACAATGTAAGTAGACTTTAACTAGTTTACACTGCATAGTAATCGTAATAACAAAAGAGACTTCAGTATAGGAAACTAGCCTTTTGGTATACAAACTACATTCCATGAAGTGATATATACCTAACAAAAGCGATTTGAGACAGGTGGGTAAAGAAATGGGGACTTAGTGATATTGGTTTCGGTAGAGAGAAGACAACATATTGTTACTTTGCAACTGTCACTTCGTTGCCCTATGAATATGCCATCAAACTTGGTAAGCTTACAGCAAAGAGTGCCATCCTCATCACAGTTGCCGATGATTTCTTTGATGAAGAAGGTTCTTTCAAAGATTTGGAAGCTCTAACGAAAGCAGTCTTaaggtaaattattatttaaaattcggTTATGCTAGCTGGCGTGATTAGAACATACCTGGAGATAAGCTATTGATCCATTGATTCTGAGAATATTAAGAACACTAAGATAATCccaatttactttttaatttataaagaaaaaaaNNNNNNNNNNNNNNNNNNNNNNNNNNNNNNNNNNNNNNNNNNNNNNNNNNNNNNNNNNNNNNNNNNNNNNNNNNNNNNNNNNNNNNNNNNNNNNNNNNNNNNNNNNNNNNNNNNNNNNNNNNNNNNNNNNNNNNNNNNNNNNNNNNNNNNNNNNNNNNNNNNNNNNNNNNNNNNNNNNNNNNNNNNNNNNNNNNNNNNNNNNNNNNNNNNNNNNNNNNNNNNNNNNNNNNNNNNNNNNNNNNNNNNNNNNNNNNNNNNNNNNNNNNNNNNNNNNNNNNNNNNNNNNNNNNNNNNNNNNNNNNNNNNNNNNNNNNNNNNNNNNNNNNNNNNNNNNNNNNNNNNNNNNNNNNNNNNNNNNNNNNNNNNNNNNNNNNNNNNNNNNNNNNNNNNNNNNNNNNNNNNNNNNNNNNNNNNNNNNNNNNNNNNNNNNNNNNNNNNNNNNNNNNNNNNNNNNNNNNNNNNNNNNNNNNNNNNNNNNNNNNNNNNNNNNNNNNNNNNNNNNNNNNNNNNNNNNNNNNNNNNNNNNNNNNNNNNNNNNNNNNNNNNNNNNNNNNNNNNNNNNNNNNNNNNNNNNNNNNNNNNNNNNNNNNNNNNNNNNNNNNNNNNNNNNNNNNNNNNNNNNNNNNNNNNNNNNCATCAAACTTGGTAAGCTTACAGCAAAGAGTGCCATCCTCATCACAGTTGCCGATGATTTCTTTGATGAAGAAGGTTCTTTCAAAGATTTGGAAGCTCTAACGAAAGCAGTCTTaaggtaaattattatttaaaattaagttaTGCTAGCTGGCGTGATTAGAACATACCTGGAGATAAGCTATTGATCCATTGATTCTGAGAATATTAAGAACACTAAGATAATCccaatttactttttaatttataaagaaaaaaactatagaaattAAACTATTAGCTTGAACTGATTGAGATCTCTGTAAATTCATGAGAAAGAATGATAGAGAAATAAGAAATTcgtttaaaaaaccaaaaaagaatgaTAGAGAAAATACTATCTTTTCAGCTGTTTTATtagtcattaaaaaaaacaacagctTCATAAAATCAAAAGCCATAttgactatttaaaaaaaaatgaaaaaagaactCTAGAAAACCGCACATGGGATAATTAGTAAAGTAAAGGGtaataatgtaatataaattaTGGATAATAAGCATAATTTTACGTTTCATAAGcactttattattttgttgattctaATTGATTCAATTATTGTTTACGTATAAATGATAGATGGGAAGGAAAGGAGCTTAAAGGTTACGGCAAGATCATTTTTAAAGCACTTGATGATATTGTAAGTGAAACTGCAGATACTTGTCGTAAGCATCACGGAACCGACATAATCGTCCATCTTCGCAACATCGTATGTCTCTTTAATTACTCGACccaatccataaaaaaaaaagggcaaaaacatacatttttgAAGGAAATGACATATCTTTCGATAAATTTAGGTTCACGCGCgtgttaaaaagagaaaaaagaaaaaaaaaatcaatttattaagCGTCAACTAAGGATTATTATATATTGGTCTCTGTTAATCTgttataactatatatgtagtGGGGTGAAACATTTGAGTCATGGCTACGTGAAGCTGAATGGAGTAAGAAGGGACACACACCTCCCATGGAAGAATATATTCGAAACGGAATGATCTCAATCGCAGCACACACCGTTGCTCTTTCCATATCATATCTCGTAGATCCTTGTTTTTCCCAAGACAAACTCAAACCCGGGAATTACGATAATATGACAACATTGCTCATGATCATACCTCGACTCTTAAATGATCTACAAAGTTATCAGGTGATTcaacgtttttttttgggggtctagtcaattgaaattaatttaaggGGGTTAATCCTGTGACTTGGATAGTGTGAGGTTAAAAgaataaatttctaattttttattctcACTCTTGTACTTAAAAGATCAAATTTGTCATGCAACGTTATTTTGCAGAAGGAACGAGAACAAGGGAAGATCAATTCCGTGCTGCTCCACTTGAAGAATCATCCAGACCTCGAGATTGAGGATTCGATCGCTCATATCGAAAAGATAATCGATTCGAAAAGGAAAGAGTTACTGGAGCATGTACTAGTAGATGGACTAAGTGATTTACCAAAACCATGCAAAGAGATTCACCTGTCTTGTTGTAAAGTCTTCGAGATGTTTTTTAACAAGAAGAACCGCTACGATTCCGATACGGAGATGCTTCAAGACATTAAGAAGGCTCTCTTCGATCCTGTGAATGTTTATGAACAAGCAGAGACCGAGCCTTTGCCACTGATGTCACATGGTGATGACTTTATGATTCTTCCTTTGCTTTTGACCAGCATGCCAAATATTCTTGAATATAAGGAGGACGAATACGGAGCCATGAAAACATCTATGTGCTTGAGAAGAAGTTATCGTGTTCAAAAACGCTTTATGGTCTCACAGCTTGATGATCATCGTAAGCCTCTCAAGATTGTCGCCTCGCAGCGGAATCCGGCACCAATGATCCAACCAATATTCTCACCATGCTTCTACTAATTAATCTCTtatcattatatattattatgtataGATTGGTAAATAATCATTACTCTGTTACATGTTAAATAGTGtgtatttgtgtgtgtttgtgcaTACTGTTAAGATAGATGTGAGTGTGAAAGATTTGGAAACTATGTTGTTTTCAAATTGATTTATGATAGCTATATGGATTGTctttaaaaaatgtaagaatCTCATATTCAAAGTGAAATGgatctatatatattagaaaattttaatttgttataagatatattttaatatacaaaatggCATTGGTGCATCTCCTCATTACCAGTTAGTTTAGATTTGGAAGTATGACTCCTAAAATAGTATAAAATCTTGGATGATCCGGTGGACTATttccttattattattatcaatataATTTTCAGTATAATATAGGTTTTCTCTATCGCGATAAAGGAGGATTAACTCCATTTAGATAGGCCGAGAAAAACGCAAGGGATTCGCTGGGTTTGAACGAAGGTACATCATGTCCTGCTCCTTTGAACGTTGCAAACGTTAGACCTTCATATTCTTGAAACCATCCACTTACCTAACAATCATAAGACAAAACATATATCTGATCACACTTCCATTAACTCGTACTATATGATGAGATATCAATTAATATCATTTTTGAGTGCGATCATTTTCACCTGTTTCTCGTGATACCACGGCCTCCAAGTCGTCTTGATGGgtaattctaatttatttatgcAGTACCTTGTCCCAAGTACGGGAACTCTACCGTCGGTATCTCCNNNNNNNNNNNNNNNNNNaaaaaaaaaaaaaaaaaaaaaaaaaaaaaaaaaaaaaaaaaacacaatatcgGATATCCaataaattttagaatataCGGTTTGGTCCATGCATTcatcttttgtattttcttggtTAACTGTTAAATGTGAAAACGGGAAATTTTAGAAGCAAGTTTACCTGTAAACCCATATTCTTATTCCTCCAGCGATTAGTTTCTTATATATGGGCAAAACCGAGGGCTTTGAATCAGCCCAATTATCAAACATATCATCGCTGTTTCATGGAAAACGAATGGAGATTATTTTGAGTGACTTATATAACGTGaaagtaatttaaataaaataaatgaatatgagAAGGTAGTGTACGTACTTGCAAATACTCCAATTCTTAAGATGAACACCATCACTTGCATGAAGAGCTTTCTGAACATCTGCCCTGTTGAAGAATATTCTTGAGTAATCATCCAAACACGGGTCGTATCCACCCATCAGCCTTGGTATCTATTGAGAGTTTCAAGTAAGCTTTCTTAGTAACACACAGTATTGTGACATATATTCAAACGCAGAGACAAGTCTTAATTAATTACCATTTTGGAGTTGGCTAGATTAGTCTTGAACCGGGTCGAATCAACGGAAGAATTAAGCGTAGAATTTTTAATGCATGTAGGAGTATAGAGACTGTACTGATCAATTTGgtgatattgttttattatttcgtCTACGCCTTCTTTGCATTCTTTAACATCCCAAGTAGTGTTACTACTGAAATTGCAAGTCCTGCTTATGACTCCATATGTCTCGTCTGATATCACGGCATGACTCCATGCGTAATCCACATATCCTTTCCAATCTTCAGCTTCCGATGTTTCAGGATTTCCAAGCTAACCAATGAGAGAAGTAATAATAAGGAAATATCATCAAACTTTAGAGAATTTTATCAAAAGTTAACacataaataattgaatattattaataagaATCTCACATTTTTACCAANaaaaaaaaaaaaaaaaaaaagaatctcacATTTGTAGTAAGATAACACATGTCAATATATAGACTTGTTTCGAACATtttatgttggttttgtatgttttatgaGAATTAAATGTATCAAAATACTGAACTCTTGAGTTATGATTTATTTAGTTGATAAactgaataatataaaatataacttcTTATGGTGTTATTAAAAACGTATTGAAATGTCAAATGTCCATAAACATCAGTGAAACTTGGTATCGATGTTTATGTATGTAGTGAAAGAAATAAACATACCAAAATGCCCTTAAGCTTAATGTGACGTGATGAGTTATCAATGTTCTTGTCATAAACGACCTCTGCAAGCTCGGGTATGTACTTTCCTGCATGcgtttgtttatataaatcaaaaccatagacgatatataatacatataatgTTTTTTGTACTGATTAGTCCAAACCTGCATAGCTCTCTCCTGCTATATAGAAATCGTTTTCTCTGTAAGCTGGGAATCTCTCTAACCACTTTTGGATAAAGGCGTATGCGTCTCTTGCTGTTGATCATGTTATAAAAAGTCGTCAGTCGTCACGTTCGTAAAGTACATGCCATAATAATATGTGACTAATATTGTATTTGAATACCcgaaaaattatgcaaaaattgaaaaatacactgactttttttgttaacttgaaaaatatattttttaaatgaaaagtACCCCTCAACActtataattaatgaaaaaaaattacggATAGCATTGTTATCATCATTATGAAACGTACTTCTTCATTAGTCCAGAGATAGAAATAACTAGAAATgtgataatcaaaataaa is a genomic window containing:
- the LOC104754111 gene encoding (E,E)-geranyllinalool synthase-like — its product is MKSSYGSSSDDLHALVSEIKREIQLSNINLDPYSFVSPSAYDTAWLSMIEEDNNVGDDELKPMFQDCLDWIMCNQNSREGFWGNSGGYTQMADAEAEDGEDDMYILTSTLACVVALHKWNIGYFHLQKGRRYIERSTEMIIGKQIHENGSYPRWFVIKFTGILELAQQLGLHFVFSSRCVKMIKEMFYQRQEILKREKLMGDCNHKPLLAYLEALPLKLYVENHEDTIVKSLDNIDGSWFQSPSATASVFMLTRNTKCLAYLQNLVQRCPNGVPQKYPLNEDLIKLSMVNLIENTGLGEFFGREIEHVLQQVYRRHDEEEDVKKKPMSYVADEXYIYIAGRFCWFMKDQETRYNLERNIDSFLPVILSVYRAMDLMFPGEHELEEAREYTRSLLEKRRSRMIIHELSTPWIARLRHLDHRMWIEDKNSNVLSSGKASFLRLHSSYSDKVIYLAARNFEFQQAKYRRELEELTMWVKKWGLSDIGFGREKTTYCYFATVTSLPYEYAIKLGKLTAKSAILITVADDFFDEEGSFKDLEALTKAVLRWEGKELKGYGKIIFKALDDIVSETADTCRKHHGTDIIVHLRNIWGETFESWLREAEWSKKGHTPPMEEYIRNGMISIAAHTVALSISYLVDPCFSQDKLKPGNYDNMTTLLMIIPRLLNDLQSYQKEREQGKINSVLLHLKNHPDLEIEDSIAHIEKIIDSKRKELLEHVLVDGLSDLPKPCKEIHLSCCKVFEMFFNKKNRYDSDTEMLQDIKKALFDPVNVYEQAETEPLPLMSHGDDFMILPLLLTSMPNILEYKEDEYGAMKTSMCLRRSYRVQKRFMVSQLDDHRKPLKIVASQRNPAPMIQPIFSPCFY
- the LOC104752778 gene encoding serine carboxypeptidase-like 32; translated protein: MNIYSFLSALCLCTLSMFVSSDNQEAMRDLVTDLPGQSSVSFKHYAGYVPVDKKNGRAMFYWFFEAMRLPNQKPLVLWLNGGPGCSSVGYGAIQEIGPFLVDNKGNSLKFNPHAWNHVANILFLESPVGVGFSYSNTTTDYKKIGDDFTARDAYAFIQKWLERFPAYRENDFYIAGESYAGKYIPELAEVVYDKNIDNSSRHIKLKGILLGNPETSEAEDWKGYVDYAWSHAVISDETYGVISRTCNFSSNTTWDVKECKEGVDEIIKQYHQIDQYSLYTPTCIKNSTLNSSVDSTRFKTNLANSKMIPRLMGGYDPCLDDYSRIFFNRADVQKALHASDGVHLKNWSICNDDMFDNWADSKPSVLPIYKKLIAGGIRIWVYXGDTDGRVPVLGTRYCINKLELPIKTTWRPWYHEKQVSGWFQEYEGLTFATFKGAGHDVPSFKPSESLAFFSAYLNGVNPPLSR